CTGGCATATCAGAAAATCAAATACTTCCCCTATTGTTTGTACGGTACGCCATAAAATAGTATGTGGCCACTAGGCTTTCATTGTCATTAAATCACAGTAATAATAACCACAGAAGTCCTAAATAAGAATCATGTTTGTGCTGTTACATAAGCATAAAAATGTTAAGTCTGGATAAATGCAGGGGAGACAGACTTTTCCCTGAATAATTCCCACTCAGAGCAACTCAGAATGGTAAGTGGTTCAGGGCAGAATAATTTTTACACAGTCCTCAACTGCTTAAAAAGTTGATTTCATGGTGCCTGTGAGAGATGTTACAAAGGTGTATAATCTTCTTGTACAACTATGAGCTGACTTAGCTCGCTTTCAAGAACAGACTTTTTTGGGCCttttgggtggtggtttttttgctaTAAATGCTGGTCTGTAGTGTCttgtaaatatttgtttcctcctcctttctgttgCTCAAAGCTGATGATTCAGGGGTGGTTATGATAGATGGAGAGACTTAAGCCTTTATTTCTTTGGAAGTTTACTTTTTCAAAGTCTTCCAAGTTTTTCCACTTGAGGTAAAAGAGAAGGATCATAATTACATTTGAGAGATGGACAATAGCTTCCTCAAATTTCACggtctttccttttctcccatgAAGTTCATGGGGGTTATTTATGATGGAGATGCTTTACATGATTAGTTACCTTCtttttgtgaatttttttctgttcttcattgtAAGTTTCATCAAATTGACCAAAATGTCTCAGACAACTTCATAGTGGTcttgagttaaaaagaaaatactcttCAGTGGCAGCTTATACTGTATGTATCAGTTGTCCTCATGGTGAtgtttttcctgttaaaacagaaaaaatgctaCATGATATCATCTGTATTTTTAGAGATCAATTTACTTCAGCCATTTGAATTACAAGAATTATTTGGAggatggtctttttttttttttttaactggctaTTGAATATGTTGCAGAAATTTCTCAAGAAAGTTAAAGTTCATATAGCTTGTGCTATGTAGGGACTGTCCTTCTTTCATTAGATGAAGGATTGAAGTAAACTTAGTCatcctgaagtaatttttaattttcaggtctTTAGGCTCCATCAATGCACAACTATGTTAGTTCAGGGCCCTTCACTGTAGTTCTTTAACCGTCTTTGAAGTATCATTAGGAGATCTGGTCATGTGTTTATAATGTGGCAAATTGTTGCATTATATAATCTTTGTTTAGTTAAAACATGGATTTAGAGAAacaacatttattaaaataaattgttgggtttgtgttcctaatttttgttttgttttgctatgCCAGAGAAGCTAACTggattttattaaatatttcttccaTTACTGCACTTTATAGGAGCTCTTCAGTCATGTCTTGAAATGCTGAAGTTCTCCTTCCCTTCAAAATGGTGTTTTCAGCAAACACTAATTCATCATTGAAATGAAACACACTTCTGATTAGtatattgttatttattaataaatttctGTACTCTTAGCATCTGCTTCATCCTCAGATATTTTTACATGACGTACCTCTATCTCATAATGAGATATGCATACTCTTACAAAGATTTAATATATAAATGTCTTGGGGAAATGGGCACAGAAATACATCTATAGACATTTAAgtaatttcttgctttttaactTCTATCAATTCCTTCCAACCTCATTAAACCCCACGATGATAACTGACATCATCAGtttgttctctgtttttttaatctaagcataACCTTTCATCCTGCAGATTGTAGATACGTTACAAAATAAGTGGAATTCCAAATTGcaaattttcatattttcttcacaGAGTTTTTGAAGATGTCAGCAGATATACCATTAAATATTAATATCAAGGAGCCCCGATGGGATCAAAGCACTTTTGTTGGACGAGCCAGTCACTTCTTTACTGTAACAGACCCCCGGAATATTTTGTTATCTGATGCCCAActggaaaatgcaagaaaaattgTGCATGATTACAGGTATGCCTTGATCACTTTTACTGCTGGCCCATAAAGTCCATGTCAATGATAACTACATGGttatatatttaaaaggaaatattaaaaccCTATTAAAACAGAGAACCCCTATTAAGTAATCTGAAATACAAAAGTATCTTAATCTTGAAAACAGTTAATATGACAACAGAGTTTAAAACTTCCTCTTATGTTTTGTATTGTTTGGAGCAAGTAGTTTCCTAAATACTTTCAAAGTAAATTTTCAAAGTTTCACGCTAATGAATCCAGAAATTTTAGCTCTACATTTTAGCTCTAAAATCTAGTACAAGTTTGAGTAAACAGAAATTTGGTGCTGGATATATGGACTCAGCCAACATAACCACTGCTGTGAGTTTTGATTCTTTTTTACTTCACCAGTCCATTTAAAAGCTGAAGATCTACAAGCTGACTATGAAGCTACATTAACTTCGTATGAATATCTCAAAATCCTCTGATGCCACATTTGTCACTGGAGGTTGCAGCATTTTCTAACTGTTGTGCTTTTTGCTGttgtcttgtttttgttttttaacttgtCCCAAGACAAGGTATCCTGGCACCTGGTTTGACAGAAGATGACTTGTGGAGAGCAAAATATATCTATGATTCAGCCTTTCACCCAGACACTGGTGAAAAGATGGTCTTAATTGGCCGAATGTCAGCTCAGGTACCCATGAACATGACTATCACAGGTTGTATGATGACCTTTTATAGGTAAGTGATGGCAATAtaacatacaaaatattttcctacaaaTTAGATAAGTGAAAATCAatgtttttcttgaaagagcATTTTAGAAGATTTAtgatcaatattttaaaatgtaacattttgcttccttttctcttctctctctgcatTCCCTCACACTGATTAATGATTTTCTCTGGAAGTAGTTGAGAGATAAGCCCTTAGCCCCTCTCCTTCACCATCCCACTTTTCCTCAAACTGGGAAAGTTGAATGTTCAAAAATCCCATCCATGTAGGAGGGTTGTGTGGAGGACAAAGAGGAGGAGATACCTGGGAATTTCTTACCTTAGAGATCTGGCATGTAGGATGTTCTGTCTGCTGAGTGAGTACTCAATATGCTTCAGTCCATCAGTCATCAAGTTTCTCCAGCTCTGGTTTGTTCCTTCCATTTCCTCAATAGTTCTTGAAGCACCACTACAGTGAAGCCCGCAGCAGAAGCCAGTATCATCTGTTAGTAAACTCcatgtcagaaatatttttgtgacACAATGCTTTGTTAGCAAGATCTGGTGGGAGGTTCAGGGGAAATAACAATAGTAATTCTGAGATTTTACAAATTCTTGACTCAcactccagaagggcacagctatTTTGAAtggtgcatatatatgtgtgtgtttttaaaaagcagtcaaGAATATGAATAAAGCCATCAATACAGCTGCCCATTCACAGGCACTTCTTCCTGTTAACTGCTTATTCTGTTATGCATGTTCTGTTATTATCTTTAATACTTATAGCAGCTATGTACCTTTTCTTTGCATTATCGGTAGTCACTCAGATTCAAAACTAGGTGCTTTATTAGCCTGGAAGACATTGGTTTCTTTGGACCAAACCCTCAGCAGTGCAAACAGGATCGTGTAGAAGCCCTTGGATGATGCAGTGTGGCCTCCATCTTATTGCACATCACTGTGTTCTGGTTATTGCTGGCCACTGGAAGAAGCAAATTCCTCGTTACACCTACGAGGGCTCTTGGGCGTGCAGTAAGGCAATGTGAGTCCCAACTAAACTTTATAGCAGGCCTAACATCCTTTGCACACTAGTagcaagaaaacaggaaaagatgaGACAGGAAGAGTTGTACATGcacaggaagaaagaaggaaaaacagtagTATTGATGGGAAAAAATCTTATCTAGTTTATCACTACAGCATCTCATTCAGATACTGGAAACCAGAGGGAATAAGAATACACTTTCAAATCTCccaaatctttcattttttttcaatttaaagaaaaaacatatctTCCCATTTCAGAACCAAAGCCTCAtgatatacacacacaccttCTACTCTAGcatctcctctttgctttcccgTCTGTTACAGAATAATTGCTACAACTACTGCTTCTTTAGCACTCTCAATTTCCATATCAGCCCTCAAGTGAGAACCATGTTTATTTTAACCATTACTGCCTGTGTTATTAAATAATTTGATTACATATAAGCTTTAAAGTCctgtgaaaagttattttaattatcaGGAAATAGTTTTCAGTAGCAACTGTTGGTTTTGGTAGCCTGGTTCCCCTGACAGATTCTGGTGGAGCAGAATCTTCAGTGGTGTCTCCACTGGGGGCAAAGTTTGTGGTCTTGGTAcacaaagaaacactttttccctGGTATACTCCTAGCCTCCAGCTGTTTGTGCACTAGGAACTTTCTGATCCAGAGGTAGTGTTTTATTTAATGGCTcttactgaatttctttttttataagtTTGTCCTGTTGTTTAGATATACTAACTACTTTGAGAGCAGAAGCATTCATCGCACCACAAGACAGCCCCATACATTGTGAAAAAAATTGACTGTCACTTTTGTAATTTATCAGCataaccatttttaaaatgattatATCTGCAGTTTAACAGGGACTACATTAGCTTGTTAAATGGGGACTCTGCAACTTGTACAggctattatttttttcacagcccCCCACCCGTGCTGACAAGTTATCATCATTTTGTCCTAAGGCATCTGCATACTGGCGTGACAGAATTTATGAGGATTTCTTGAAGCTTTTGGTTtcggtggtttttttttttttcaatgactgGTCATCTGGTTCATGCTGTACTGAACCTGAATAATTTCTGTGCTGTACCTGTACTTCTTAAACATGCAgatatttgcatgaaaataacttttcattttgGAGTTACGTGTCTTTTAATCTGTTTCTACATGAGACTGAATGTTTTAATGTCACAGGGATTTATTAAAAGGCATCGTATTAGCTTTTTAAGAATGAGAGGATAAACCCTGTCTCCTAAAATCCACCTCTCAGTCACTTACAGAGCTTCAAAGACAACTAGCAGGCTATAAAGGAACAATAACCCTGGAAAAGTATTCTAGAAATTAGTGTTtcatatttctctgtgtgttttttatGGAGCGGTTTGCTATAATGCTTTTGTATTACAACAAACCATTGTCCCAACTGAACCTTGCTACTTAATCACAGTACTTTTACATTCTATTCTTAGAAGTAGTAGTACTTTCATTGTCAAGACAGTATCTCTTTGACAGTGTTGTTTCATTCAGATAAACAAGAACCTCTGCATGCTTACTGCTTGCACTGGCTTTTCTTGATTTGCCatcatttttctgtgctgttgattcagctgtgtttttaataataataataataattgtttcTCTTTTCAAGAACGACACCAGCGGTGGTTTTCTGGCAGTGGATTAACCAGTCATTCAATGCTATAGTAAATTACACAAACAGGAGCGGTGATGCCCCAATTACTGTCAGGTCAGACACTGAACCACATATAATACTTCTGATGTGTTTATAAGTTGCTCTCTGATGTACTGGAACATGGTTGATCTTTAAAGTTTGAAGTGATAGAGGAAAAAGTTTTTTCATCTGTGCTTATTTTTGATTTGATATGCACAGATGAGAAGTCTGAGAATTGTGGAAGTGAGAAACTCTATTTCTGTCCTTAAGATAAGCCTAAGCACCTTGATCATAAACACTTAACAGTGTAGGATTTAATAGGAGTCTGTGTGCTCAAGGGTCTCATCGGTTTGGTGTTACACCAGGATTTTTCTAAGTTGATATTTTGTGTGGACCTTCAGGTGTCTCTGTGCCATCTTCTCAGTGCCCTGCAGTATAGCACACACCACCCTGTGTGCTTATTTACAAAAAGAACACTTCAAGAAACTGGTCTGCACAGGACTTGTTTCTACTTGAAGGCAAAGACAGAGACTAAATAGATGCAGAAAGCTAGAAATCGTGAATAGGAAACTGGAATTGCAGTGCTTGACTTCCTGGTTTTGAGGCTCGATTGTTTATAGATGTCCAGGAGAAAGCTTTGGATTTGAGGATATACAGGCACCTCCTAGCTGGGAAGTATGTAAAGTGTGTTTTAGGGCAGATCAGGTTGGATTTGGGTGTTTGCAGCATAGCTAGTCTGCATGTATGTGTTTCAGTACAGCTGATTTTAATTACTGTTGTAGACATGGCCTTAGAAATCCAAACTGATTTTATTAGTTTAAGCAATTAGGAAGTTAAATACAGAACTAAATCCTTCAAGGTGTTTATTCAGACACATGAGAAGATGCTGAACAGATAGCAATGCAGAACCAGCAGGACCTGATTCAACGTTTAGATGTTGCATGTGATTTTTACTTCTAGTGAAAGAAAAGGGTTTAATTTAGTGAATCTTCCATCCACATCTTATAGCAGTATCACAGAAGGGTCTActtgcggggggggggaagatgggaCATGACTACATGTGtaaaatatacttattttttaGAAGTAACATAAATGTAGTTGTGCAtgtgcaaacatttttatttttgttttagccAGCTGGGAACAGCCTATGTTTCTGCTACCACAGGTGCTGTCGCAACAGCTTTAGGACTTAATGCACTAACAAAGGtattgctgatattttttttccattcttagcTAGACTTTGGTGTTCTATGAGATGCTAACAGCTCATTTCTCCTCCTATGTATCTATGTCATGTTGTGCATAGCTCCCAGTATGGAGTTATAATGGCCTTTGAAAGCTCCCTTCTTTAGATTCCAACCTTATTTTTGCCCCATGTAGATGGTTCTATATGTATTTCAAACACCTTGTCCTCCTTGTATGTATATCAAACAGCCTTGTGTCCTGATAACACAAACTGTATCTAATAAGGTGACttttttgcagtttcttttttacATATCAGAGTATCTAATAGCATTTGAAAGTTAGAGTGGATATGTAATTACAACAATATGGACTCATTATACCATAAACTGTATAGGTGTGTTTTTAAGGTGCAGTATCACTTCTACAAACATGGATGCCTACTCCAGACTGGCTGAAGAACTTGTTCAGAGGTGCTGCTCTTAAATGTAgaaaactcaaattctttaaacaAGTACATAACACAATCAAGGAAAAAAGGTCCTTtaccccaaaaaaaacccagcaaaaatgtattttgtactCCTCTGCTTAGGTTTTAATGTACTGGGAGTGGTATAGAATTGGCAAACTATTTGAGACACTATTCTAAGCAGAGGAATTAAGGTTATATAAAACACTGATGAAATGAATAGCCTTCATAGTCAGTGCCTTTAGATGCAAAGCAGCTGGTATGGATGTTGCTGGCTGTGACCTTGCCAGCAGAGACACTAAAGGTCTATTTAGTGTTGCTCTTGGGCTGACAGGCATGCTCAGAAGCTGAAGCTTCCTGCAGTGATACTACTAAATTACGATTGTTTTTGCCAGTCTCCTGCCACTGCTCACTCAAGTATTTATGACTTCTgtcttgtttgtttgtggttttacCTCTGCACGACCAGTGAGTTTTCACTGAGTTTAAATTAAAAGGTAATAAGTCTGATCTATCATTAGCACATGAAGCATTTTAATATGACCTTTGGGAAAGAAAatgattatataatttttttaatttcttttttccctctctgtgtGTTTTACAGCACGTCTCACCTCTTATAGGACGGTTTGTTCCTTTTGCTGCAGTTGCTGCTGCTAACTGCATTAATATTCCACTAATGAGACAAAGGtaggaaaaagaacaaagatcACTCATTCTAGAAGAAAAGATGTTACTGAGTTTTTAGATCAGCAAGTTACTAAATAAAGCACATTATGTATCTTTAGCTTGTTTCAGAATTTTGCAAAAACCTCATGCATGATCTTGTTGTGACATATATGAAATAGAGCATCTTCATTCTCTTCAGAGAAATATCCATAGAGTTCTTTAGTCTTAGATTTCAGAAATCAGGTACTGGTCCTTCAAAACTTGGTCACATGGAGCCTTTAGTACAAACTCCACTTGGAACAATACAGTCATTTCAAAAATGGTGCTTCAAAACCCACATGCAGAAGTTAGTCATAAAAGTCAGGCTTTGCAGTTCTGCTTAATCATCTGAGATTACAAAAATACGTACtttctcagaaacaaaatttcCTATGTATTCTGATTTGACTAGGACTATGAATAGAAGTGGGGGGAAACAAATGAAAAGCATCCTCTTATAAACAGAATGTTATGGGCAGAAAAGTGAATATTTAAGGTTTGTATGTACAATTAAATTCAATCCACGGTAGCATTTTATCTCTTAAAAAAGATGAGGAGAATAATAGAAGCAGTCCCCAGTATATCTGCCTTTCTGTCTACTTCTCACTCCCCTAGAAGTTCTCCCCAATATGTGAGTTTAACACCTAACCCTGCACTCGAGCAAAAGATCTAATAGAGAATAATACAGTTACAGAAATGTAGTTTGTTTTGTGCATCCTTTTATACTTTCAAATAAAACCTCAGACTAGAATGCCAGAGGGGAATTTTCACAAATACTTCTGTTTTACTTCAGTGGAACTAATCTTCCTGTATTTCCTGTGTTGTCTGGCAGAAAGGACAGACTACTTCCAGAGCGGTTCAGAAAATTCCACTTTTCTGAATGGTTTTTTGAAGGAATCTCTCCCTTCTGTGGACTGCAGAAATAACacatctcctttcttcccccttgAAATGCATGTGACCAGGCTCAAGCAGCAGATTGCTGTTACAAATATTCAATTACTTacttttcagtatgtttttccTAAGATCTTTCTGTGCCTTTTGACATTTTTGTGCCAAAGAGCGTTATAAACAAGCtaacttggaaaataaaataaaaaccataattCATGTAATTGACAATTTTAAGGGGACAAAGATAAGGGGACAAAAAAGATGAATAAATGCATGTCAGTCGCTGCTTTATTTTTACCCCTTATTCAACAGAGAGCTCAAGTTTGGAATCCCTGTCACAGATGAGAACGGAAACAGACTGGGTGAATCAACAAAAGCAGCTCAGCAGGCAATTACCCAGGTGGTTATATCAAGGATTCTTATGGCTGCTCCTGGCATGGGTAAGAATAACTGCAGTCACGTGCAGCTCCTGATTATCAGTTCCTAGCGTGAGAGAGTGTGTAAATTCTATTTAAGTGATTTTTCTCAGAGGCCATATTATCTTACAGTCATACAGGCagtatttata
This genomic interval from Athene noctua chromosome 12, bAthNoc1.hap1.1, whole genome shotgun sequence contains the following:
- the SFXN1 gene encoding sideroflexin-1 isoform X2 — translated: MSADIPLNINIKEPRWDQSTFVGRASHFFTVTDPRNILLSDAQLENARKIVHDYRQGILAPGLTEDDLWRAKYIYDSAFHPDTGEKMVLIGRMSAQVPMNMTITGCMMTFYRTTPAVVFWQWINQSFNAIVNYTNRSGDAPITVSQLGTAYVSATTGAVATALGLNALTKHVSPLIGRFVPFAAVAAANCINIPLMRQRELKFGIPVTDENGNRLGESTKAAQQAITQVVISRILMAAPGMAIPPFIMNTLEKRAFLKRFPWMSAPIQVGLVGFCLVFATPLCCALFPQKSSMSVTRLEPELQAKIRENSPDLERVYFNKGL
- the SFXN1 gene encoding sideroflexin-1 isoform X1, which translates into the protein MTDAEKFLKMSADIPLNINIKEPRWDQSTFVGRASHFFTVTDPRNILLSDAQLENARKIVHDYRQGILAPGLTEDDLWRAKYIYDSAFHPDTGEKMVLIGRMSAQVPMNMTITGCMMTFYRTTPAVVFWQWINQSFNAIVNYTNRSGDAPITVSQLGTAYVSATTGAVATALGLNALTKHVSPLIGRFVPFAAVAAANCINIPLMRQRELKFGIPVTDENGNRLGESTKAAQQAITQVVISRILMAAPGMAIPPFIMNTLEKRAFLKRFPWMSAPIQVGLVGFCLVFATPLCCALFPQKSSMSVTRLEPELQAKIRENSPDLERVYFNKGL